The DNA region GATTAGAttgtcgtatatatataattatttgacaaCAGTTATGACATGTTTTAACGCGAGCGGAATAAATAATGCAATAAGACAAGAAAATGGGATAGgtacattatgtaacaaggAGGCAAATTCGGTATTTTTGGGCCGCGcttaagtttgcaatatgagtcgtaggTCAGCCGAAGACGAATATTGTAAATACGTGAGACGTAAAGACCGTCGCCTCCTTGTTGCACACGATTTTTTACATGACAAGAAtatgttacgcgttttttcgctaagcacgaaattgaggttagggtcgcacAATATCAAACCTTTTCGCTACAGCGCGTGCGCGTTGTACAAAAAAGACCGTTTTCAACTCCTATGActtaaaagtggtcttttcggtactccgcgcatgcgcattcgcagactcactcTTATCGTCAGagaaacgggtactttgtCTACGGAAAACATGCATTGAAAAACGCGTGCAACGTGCTGGCATTGAGATGTTCGTTGAGTATTTTCACATTATCTCTTCGTCAAAtctaatatttatacacgcaATCTGCGGTGATTGCGAAATGCAGTTGCGGTTTAGGCTGAACACATGCTGCGTGCAATCAGTCATTTAATAAACTTCTTACAGTATTAATCCCTCTACTTTGTAATTAttctttaaaatatttttgcagatGTATGCTCGTGTAATAACAAGTATACAGTTTATACAGCTCGACTCAATGGAAGTAAAAGTAATAAAGTaacgaatttattttcgttcgtataaatcattattattattatcgaacGATCCTTAGGTATCAGCTTTGATTTTATGCAGCTTACAATGAGCAATTTGAACCGTGAAGCTGATATTCAAAAATTAGGGCACAATCATATAAATTAACTTTTTCTATGCAACTAATGAGTGAAAAGAATATCTTAAGAATTCAGAGCCTTATTCTCTATGTTTAAGGTGGGATTACTTTTTCTGGGATGCAGGGTAAGTCGATTTCGAAAGGAAATGACGCTTATCAGTACGCTTACTCTGCATGGAAATAGATGTTACTCTtagtaagaaacaaaaaaaagaaataaaatctctGTGTacatatttgttttattaagtggcgtttattatttttattattagaaaCCTTTGACTTTACTCTTCAAATTATAGGCGTACCAGTAGTTTTTATCGTAATACCAATTACACGATCACGATTGACgagcttatttatttttcagtttcattttctcttGCTATTCATTATTCAAAGAATTCTAATGAATTCGGCTGTCGCTATACAGTATGATTGACTCATAGTGCGTTATGAATTTAAACTCAAGTCTAGCGAaccagtaaaaaataaatttcataaatggTAGAAAAATTAAGTTTACTGTAATATTATGAGTGTCTCAATTTTCCTCCTGCATTTCACTCTCTGATTTCTTAATCGTTcgctcaaaaaattaatcttatTCATAAAGACTAAGTAGAAATCAATCTCCAGGTCTTTAGTATCCCCATTAATTGTCAAAGTTGATTGATTTCGTTCGTacggtgttaaaaaaataaaaaacaaaacaaataaattgaaaatagaatataaaatagaagttataataataataattattatcacgcGTCTGCACTCATTCATAACTATCGGAAAATTTGTTGCCACAAGTTTCGCAAGAAAATCCTGGTATTGCTATAGTTATACCATGGTTGTAGCAATCGTtgtatgaatattttacagaagataaaaatgacGTCGTGTGCATAGGCTGAAATAAGTCGTGACACGTATACATCGAAACGCGGGGTTTTGTTATACGATCGAACGTGATTTACACCTGCATAAAAAAGTGTCAATTGTCTTACATTATCATCTGCATATTTCAGTTATCGAATGCTAATAGTTTGTgtcaaattccgaattttttgccGGCAAAAcatgaagtaaagaaatcaaccttttacgaaacatcaaagtttcgaatgaagCGAAAACCGACGCTCAAAGTTTTAAATCGCAAACAccaaaattccgaatgatcgaagattttcagttctatgaatttttggctcggtaaaatttcaccactttgatctttctttgttttggattttcgatatttttaccttCGGAATCCTGGTAATTCTGACTTcaggtttttcaaattttttacacccattCGTTGAGTAAACCACGCTGTGTgagtataattcaatttttggaaTCTTACTCCATCGAAACTTtctttttcggaattttgctCTATCGAAAGTTTACTTTTGGAAATTTGCTCTATCGTATGTTGAACTTTCGGAATCTTGGATTTTGGAACTTTGAGCCATCGTGTTTCCGACTATTCGAAATTGTGTTGTTTcgcaaaagtttgatttcttcacttcaagATTCACCATAAAATAATGCGGAATTAGAAATATGAACTAATCACACatgtatttataaattatgcatatacatattttttttttatccttgacACGTATAGTTTCAGCAGACTCGGATGACATTCCCGGTATCGGTCAGTACGATGACTTTCACACTATCGACTGGCAGCGCGATATCGCCAGGGATCGTATGCGGCATCGCTATATTGTTAAAAAGAAGCATGATTCCATGTGGGACTTGATCAAGGGAGCCCATGACGCCTGGTCAGGATGGCTCTGCGTTTTATTCGTTGGATTATTCACGGGGGTTGCCGCTGGTGTGATAGACATCGGTGCCTCCTGGATGACCGATCTCAAATTCGGCATATGCCCTCAAGCCTTTTGGCTTAACAAAGAACAGTGCTGCTGGAGTTACAACGAAACTACCTTCGATGGTGGAAATTGTTCACAGGTCAGTAGTATGATACGCAAATACAGGAGTAGATGCTATATGCTCACTGAAGCATTCATGAATTTTACCTCTGGATCTCGTGTATGACTTAAACATACGTTGAAATAACGAGAAATTAATCGTGATAACTGAAAACACTGGAGATCATTTCGAATCACTTGAAAAATCAGATGATAAGCTTTTGAAGTCATGGAAATCGTTGTTAGTCTTATGGTAAACCCTCAACGGTTTCAATTCATTGACATTCTATTGACGTCTATATTATCATGTACTTTCGTTGATTTCCGGTCTACCAAGtgatttcaatcaatttccaatgaattcttgttattttttgtgATTCTTTCCGATTCAGAAATCtgatgaaaatcttttctACTGAAAATCATGGTTTGTAAGTGAACTGTTTTACCACCAGAGTAACGCGATGATTGTGCTATacgaaaaatgtttatttgcCATGTGTGTTAATTCTGTAAGACTTTGATTCGCAAGTCGGAATTTTATAtaagaatatttcttttaaaaacaTCTTTTAGTTGCTGTCTAAACTTAGAATGACCCTACAAAGCTCAGATTTTTTCCCAAGTCTTTATTTTATGTCACTCAGAAAAACAGTAAAACCCTTTTAAAGaagatgattatttttttacagtggTGGACGTGGCCCGAAGTATTCAGTCAATCGAAGACTGGAGCTGGCTCATACGTAATCTCTTATATGTTTTACATCGCCTGGGCTCTTTTATTCGCTTCGTTGTCAGCCTCCTTAGTTAGAATGTTCGCGCCTTACGCCTGTGGCTCTGGTATACCTGaggtatagtatagtatacatatagtaatcGTTACAATTGGAATTGAaggtaatttgaataaatcgtTCTGATAACGTGATTAATTTTCCAGATTAAAACCATACTGAGTGGATTCATAATCCGTGGGTACTTGGGAAAGTGGacattgataataaaatcCGTCGGTCTTATATTGTCCGTATCGGCAGGCCTGAGTTTGGGCAAGGAGGGTCCCATGGTCCACATAGCATGTTGCATCGGAAACATATTTTCTTACTTGTTTCCGAAAtatggaagaaacgaagcgaaaaagcgtgaaattttatctgctgccgctgctgcagGTGTATCGGTGGCCTTTGGCGCACCAATTGGTGGTGTTTTGTTTAGTTTAGAGGAGGTAAGCTGTGGTAAAAAACAACCGTCttgaaaacttgaatttttacacGATAAAAATTACAGTGCAATAATTGTTTTCACCTCTTTATTTACAGGTCAGCTACTATTTCCCGCTGAAGACACTATGGCGATCCTTCTTTTGTGCCCTCATAGCAGCTTTCGTATTGAGATCTATAAATCCATTCGGCAATGAACACTCGGTACTTTTTTTCGTAGAGTACAACAAACCGTGGATATTCTTCGAGCTGGTTCCCTTCGTGATGCTGGGTATAATGGGAGTAAGTACTTAGAAACTGACAATTGTAATGATTGTTTTGCCTGTCAGTGAAACGAAGTATGAATCCCAATTATTTGCGTTACTAAACAAAATTGACGAATCGTTTCAGGGCATTATTGCGACGTTATTCATCAAAGCGAATCTGTACTGGTGCCGTTATCGTAAAACGTCTAAACTTGGTCAATATCCCGTGACTGAGGTTTTGGTTGTGACTGTTGCTACGGCCATTATTGCTTATCCAAATCCTTACACACGAATGAACACTAGTCAGCTGATCTACTTACTATTCAGCCAGTGTGGAGTATCTAATGCTGATATGCTATGGTGCGTATGACGATAGTTTATTGACATTTTATATGCAACGAAAATAAGCGTCGAGCCATGAATATTAGAATAACGATATGCCTATGACATATCTGACTGGAAGAATTATTGTTATGTCTTTGCACTTCACATTTGTGGTTTTTGGATTTGATTGAtgcaattttgtttaatttcaatatcattttttacacagTCATGTCATCAATATTTTCGTATCCATTACATCTTtgaggcattttttttttccattaattgACAACCTAGATGAACATCTTATTTTCGAATACAATTATAACTGAAGTATTCCACTAGATTCTGTATCCAATATCTTAGTATCGATTCTCTAACGTATATGGAAAACGAAACTCTTCGAATTCGAAGCACTTTAATTGAATTATATCTTTACATCCAAGTGTTGGTGAATGTAAATATCTATGCGTTTCAAGCCCTGTTGAAAAACCTGCAATCGTACTTGCAGCAAAACATGACCTAAACGTgtctgaattttcttttttgcagtGACTACGACAGAAATTTCACCGACGTTAATTCTGCGATTGAAATAgccgctgctggtccgagaGTTTATCAAGCAGTTTGGTTGTTAGTCTTAGCACTGATTCTGAAACTGATAATGACCATATTTACATTCGGTATGAAAGTACCTTGCGGATTATTCATCCCGTCTCTTTGCCTGGGTGCGATAATGGGCCGCATAGTAGGCATCGGTATGGAACAACTCGCTTATAAGTACCCTCACATTTGGGTGTTCAGTGAGGAATGTTCGACTGGCGTCGATTGTATAACACCTGGTCTTTACGCTATGGTCGGGGCAGCTGCAGTCCTGGGCGGTGTTACAAGAATGACAGTGTCCCTGGTTGTTATCATGTTCGAATTAACAGGTGGGGTTAGGTACATTGTTCCGTTAATGGCAGCTGCTATGGCAAGTAAATGGGTCGGCGACGCGTTGGGGAAACAAGGCATCTACGATGCGCACATTGGATTGAATGGATATCCATTCTTAGACAGTAAAGACGAATTTCAGCATACGAGTTTGGCTGCGGACGTCATGCAGCCAAAGTAAGTTGAGAATTTCTAGGTAAAATTAGACACGtcgttttatgattttttctttctatctaatttcttgtcatttttctTAGGCGCAACGAAGCTCTAAACGTCCTGACTCAAGATTCTATGACAGTCGATGACGTCGACACTTTACTTAAAGAAACTGAACACAATGGTTTTCCAGTCATCGTTTCAAGAGAATCACAATACTTGGTTGGCTTTGTGCTACGCAGAGATTTGAATCTCGCCATAGCCAATGCGAGACGGTTAATGGAGGGAATAACTGGAcagtctcttgtcattttcaCAAGCGGTAGTAATGTTCAGACGCATGGTCCACCGCCGTTAAAGTTGAAGAAGATATTAGACATGGCACCGATCACTATCACCGATCAAACTCCGATGGAAACCGTCGTCGACATGTTTCGTAAACTGGGACTCAGGCAAACGCTCGTCACGCATAACGGGTGAGATCTTACTACACGAATAATtgtaatgattattatttaagtaattataaaaactCGTTCTAATTTTTAAACCTATTTACAAAGTATCTTCTGTTTAACCAgattacatatttattttttcaggcGGCTTCTAGGAGTAATAACAAAAAAGGATGTCTTAAGGCATGTCAAACAGCTTGACAACGAAGATCCTAGCTCTGTTCTATTCAATTGAATTGTATTTAATTAAATCGCGAAATTCTTAAACCTTTTCCTGGTcatattgttgttatttttattaattacaattattgGAGTGTTTTTATGCGTGTTATAACTGACTTCCAGAGCCGTTGCTCCCCgttaatgaattttataatcataTGAATTTCTTAAAGTAAATTGGTCACgtgataatagtaataaatagctatttttttgtttcgccattttttttctgtattaatTTCAACTTCACCATACGTAGTGGAAAGCTAAAATTCCAACTGTTGTCTAAATGtgtttcgttaaatttttcgaatgaatgaatgatatTCGGTTATATATGTAATCATTGTGGACTAGTAATAATAGTTCATTCTTACGATACGATTGTTTGCGCTTAACTGAAATTCTCACCCGTTAAAACTACGTAGTCTTGTCGATTTTTATCTGGCATgcatctatgtatgtatgtacgtatgtataacagCCCGCAATTGTATTTTACAGTCAGAGTATAACTTGAAATAGctcaaattttaaatcagtTCACCAGTTAATGCAATATGCTAATTTGCAGGTATTACCTGAGTTTGcaaatgtatatacctatacacacacCGATATACACAATAGACTGTATCTatttgcataataataataataataataaacgaggGACCTTTATACGATTCCTCGTAACCCTAATtatatgagaatttttttctcttcgttttggTTTACTCGATTAGGTACATCTGATTGAAACTAAAAGAAAAGTCCTTCGATAAAGATTTACGACCGACGTATCGCAATTTCACCGTTACCTCTGtatgtaaattatatttttcggtttcctacttatattattacaatacTTATTATCAATACTACCGTTACTGTTGGCCGATCTGTATGTATTCATATGTCGTAAGCGTTTTGCTTAGAACGTCACTAGGTCGACCATTCTGCATTGGTTATTGAGTATAATTAATCAAGATATATACCAAATCTTTGAAAGTATTTAAACCGATATAACGGCGATGGTGAATCTGTCCAAATctgagggagaaaaaattaatcaatgttTCAGTCGATTAATATTcatagatataaatatatgtatatacctatttataattttagcCATCTGTGTATAGCAATTACATACGGTCATATCTAATAATGTTTACAGTattgtaaaacaatttttttcacatcaactTGTTCATTTCACGGATGACTCACATtcttaaaatatcaatttcccATCCATAAATTATAGatgtcacaaatttttttctatctaaaTTCTTCATTCGTGTCGACTGCACAGCTGAAgcttgttattaaaaatttaatcgttttgatcagaaaaataatgaaagataATTGAAACAAGCAAAAATgagaacacaaaaaaaaaaaacggaaatttGTAATAGAATTCAATAATACCCGAATACGTTTGCGGAAATTCATTGTCGcgcaaagtttttcatttatctaaGAAACtgatgaaaacaaagaaatacaACAGTGACAACTGCGATTCTTCTCAAAAATGGCACAACGAGGCATGCATTTGCTTTGCAcattatgtacgtataatgatgatgaaataaGATCTGCATATTACGAGTAATGATAATATCGACGATATTATTTAATGTGTGTGATAAAAACGTGTTTCTATGTGAATTCTCGCCAGTGTATTAAAAACTGCGTGTGTGTATCTACAGGGTAAACAATTTTAACTGAAACGTGCAACTTCTCTATTGTTCAAATTCTACGGTTTCGGATtgcaaaattgtaattaacgtCTTTTCGTAACTCCCTTGCGCTCCGAGTTTCGTACAAatgtacaaattaattcgatacaaaatagttgaaaagtaaaaaaaaaaaaaaacaaaaaaaaaatcagacaaaaaatattacaataattctaCTCAATAATTGTACGATGTGATACTTGTTCAATgtggaaacaaaatttactaCATGTCTAACGTGTTTaaggagaaaaataagatcgtagtaaaagtaaaagtttgaaatatgaGGCGTCGAATATCAGCCGCTACAAATTTGTGCCATTAAACTGaatgaattttcgtttttattcaattttcatgttttGTATCTATCCGACCTTCCTTGATATTTCTCAAATAATCACGGAATCATCGAGAGACAGGTGAGATAAACATTGTAAGTGAAACGAATAAActaatgaaagaatttttaaaaatccgaTGCATTCTGCCTTGCGTTGAatcaagtttatttttcaatggtGATGAATATAATTCATGGATAAATTCTGATAAACTTAcgatatattgaaataaaagtacGATAAGCTTTTACACTCTacgaatttaaaatgaaaaacaaaagttcgACTGACGATGAAAAGATCCGATctagacgaagaaaaaaagtggaaaagaaGAACCAACAGACATAATTGAAGACTATAAGAATAACGGCAAGAAAAGGAGAATAAACAAAGCGATTCCGCTCACACGGAGTGGAAAGCGgtcgaaacaaaaattggaACGGCAGACCTTAAACCTGAAAACTAAAGATATAGAATccaagaggaaaaaaaaaacagattttaaaTATATCGATACCCTTTATATACACAGATATTGGCAGAATTTGCTATCGTTTAAGGTTCTGTGATATATAgtggtaaaatgaaaaatagaaaaatgatctAGTGCTAAAGTGACaagtgaagaaaagaaaaaaaaacagcacaAACAATGCGAATGATGAATAACTGCATCGATGTGTAtgaccagcaaaaaaaaaaaaaaataaaaaacaacattaATGAATTTCTTCCAAAGTGAAcggtgaaagagaaaaagaatcgcTGAGCCGATGcagcatttataattttttttttttacggtgtATCAAATGGAAATCTGATTGCAAATCATTCACAGTCTTATACTGTTTGGTTCTGTTATTTTGTGATCCTTGAACatttcgacttcaaatatatctatatacataatactaacgaatgaaaaagattCAGATCTAAATGgttcataaatttatattacctATAATTATAACCACGTCTTGAGAAACAGTAACGTGATTTTGACaccaagagagaaaaaaagtgtttttcaaattttcaaatcaccgAGAActgatgaattttatttttttgtttcatgagAACAaaattgtgatattttttaaaagaaaaagttcaATCAGATTCGATGACAATTTGTcggattttaatatatttcgTAAATATTTTCCGTATATACTACATTATCATGGGTTTAGAAATACTGATCTGCCGCtgcatgtatgaaaataattgaactttTTGGTaagtatatacttatattgtaTGTTGTAAACATACACTTTTTCTACTCGGCGTCGACGATGTTTATACTATTAAGTATAGGATACGGCAATGAACTGAATaaattcgtataaaaattatgaaaataggATTGATGATACGATTGAATAACTTATCGTTCAGTTTCGGAAagagattagaaaaaaaatgactgtaCAACGATCAAACTAATTTcaaggaatttaaaaattgtaaaattaattaatcaacaaCAAGCGGATATTATGAGGTTTTTTGAATGTACCGGAATGTTTTAAAAAGTTGACAACTAAGGAAATAACTTCGTCAATCAATCttagattatacatatatatatacaaacccAATCACTTCACCCAATTAACTTAAAACTGTATAGATAAtgtgtttataaataaatatactctTGCCCATAATGTTagtcaaatgaaaaagaaacagaaatgaAAGATTATAATTGCCTACCGCAGCAAATGATCTTGGGACGAAAATTCGTGTATTCAGTTCttcgtttatacatatacaaaaattGTATTCCAAACGAGtagttctttcattttttttccaactgcctacatgaataatttaattttgattaattacTGTGTAGAATcttccagttttttttcctcgagaTAAAGTAGTTatggaaaattatataatcTATTTAACACGTGGCATTTGGTATTCGTTATTCGTACGGTAAACAGGCAACAACCTTTGgtccggatttttttttttctagcctAATCATCgatcaatctttttttttctaattctctCTTGTTTATTGACCCGTGTCTTGTAATCAAAGAGCTAAACCATTAagttcaattttataatttggCCAACACTTGACTTGCGTAATAATCACAATTATTCTTGGTCAGAAGGCATAATATTGTTTATAGTTTGTTTGCAATCAATCGTACATAAAATACTGCATGTAATTCACGaatgtattaatttatttcgttaaCGTGGTTTTAAATCTTTCAAGTCATGGAAACCAGTTCCGAGTCTCTACAAATATTTGTCTCTCCGTAACGGGGTTACCTAGATTTTTATTCTCGgccatataatttttttgtacactatGTATCCGTTTTACGCGTAAATCGACATTCCGAATTGAGAAAACTGCGATGACTGAACACTCCGCATCGCGTGTCAGGTTGTTAAAGTTGAAGAAGTAGGTAACCAGCGATCTACGAATTGTTAATATCGGTCTAGCTGATGGGTACCTACGTGCATATTGAATATAAGAAAAGAAGCTTCAGGATATTTGTAAATGCGAGCGggctttttaaaatttattcgactGTTTCCGTGTTCTCActgttgattaaaaaaaaaaaaaaaaaaaaaaaatgcatctaACATTTCCTGCTCAATGGTTTTATGGAAAAAATCTTCACCGGCCAAACGACGGTATAGCGATAATGAGAAATAGCTACGGTGTAAATAACAAATAAGGATCAAGAACCGAGTAATCCGTGCAAAAAGGtgtaaatcaaattcaaaaatcatcaTCCTGATACTGTCGTAGGTATTTAGATGGATGCGGAATTTTaacgaagtttgaaaatattagacTGTCAACAAAGTATACGTAATTATGTCTACAGATATTAGATACGTGTTATTACAGACATGCGCGAGGGTATATTCAATTGTTATACTTATAATGTATAACTTGTATGTATCGCTGCAGAGATAATTATTAACCGATCTGGCAATTCTGCGCCAATTGGCGACCCTTGAACCGAGACAGTCACGATTGGTGACACCCGCAGGAATCGTGCTCGTTgataaacgataaaaataacacaCGCCGAGGAGAGGAGTCAAAGGTTTCTGTTTCCGTCTTCGTCCGACGCGTCTGGACCCCCCAACAGTCTGTGTGACGTCTCGATCTACATATTACGAGATAAAGCGGATTTTCTCGTTCAGATAGCAGTTTTTTTGCGCTGGTCACAGAAAAATTCCTATTCAATTGCTAGTAAAAGAGGATTTTTTTGACCTGGGGTTCAAAGACGAccttttttataacaaaatattcatttattttatgtatttcTGACAGGTCAATTCAAATATTAGCGAAGAGTTAACCCTTTGAGTTACACATTGTTGTGCtgagtcaacttttataacaagataGTATTCTTTGCTTCCTGGGATCACTGttgacgaatctgaaatcagatttggaaaattcaagatggtggagCCGATGTGGTGACTATATGATATGGTAAACCAAACTTCAAATTCGATTGAATACGGTCAAAAACTCTATGcaggggttttcggggtcgttGATTGGACTCGTCATACTggatttttaaaatctgatttcatattcgtaatcagcgaccccgaaaacccctgGATAGAGTTCTTTCGCCGGATCCaatcgaatttaaatttttcacccgccatcttgaattttttaaatcaaaaaagttctctaaatatactaaaaatggatataaaaaaatgtaactcaCAGGCTTAATATGGTTACCATTGATCGTATGCACGAGATTATTCAACCTCATATTGTACGCCAAACAAAATTAGATCAAATATATAGTTTATAATCATTAATTGACCtttgactaaaaaaaagtaactacaTCTggacgaaagaagaaaagaggtAGAGAGCTTATTTGTACCATTATACGCTACCGTGGGATCATATATTTTTGACAAATGATTATAAGCATTTAATTTtgcaattgtttgaaaatttgctagaaccttttacttttttaaacatCAGTTCTTTACTTATTGATATTTGATAGATCCTTTTCATTCGATCAAGACGGTTTATCTGAATAATGACTA from Diprion similis isolate iyDipSimi1 chromosome 3, iyDipSimi1.1, whole genome shotgun sequence includes:
- the LOC124404749 gene encoding H(+)/Cl(-) exchange transporter 5 isoform X4 codes for the protein MEKFPLKGTVTSSTATSSFGPAQLSTTPTMYHSVDAKNGNEVEGGSLSDSRLRPTGLTNRGAIISSDEDMQQDVNHHHHGTSQLSGNNAYLDRNVRLDDGTSHYSDDIPGIGQYDDFHTIDWQRDIARDRMRHRYIVKKKHDSMWDLIKGAHDAWSGWLCVLFVGLFTGVAAGVIDIGASWMTDLKFGICPQAFWLNKEQCCWSYNETTFDGGNCSQWWTWPEVFSQSKTGAGSYVISYMFYIAWALLFASLSASLVRMFAPYACGSGIPEIKTILSGFIIRGYLGKWTLIIKSVGLILSVSAGLSLGKEGPMVHIACCIGNIFSYLFPKYGRNEAKKREILSAAAAAGVSVAFGAPIGGVLFSLEEVSYYFPLKTLWRSFFCALIAAFVLRSINPFGNEHSVLFFVEYNKPWIFFELVPFVMLGIMGGIIATLFIKANLYWCRYRKTSKLGQYPVTEVLVVTVATAIIAYPNPYTRMNTSQLIYLLFSQCGVSNADMLCDYDRNFTDVNSAIEIAAAGPRVYQAVWLLVLALILKLIMTIFTFGMKVPCGLFIPSLCLGAIMGRIVGIGMEQLAYKYPHIWVFSEECSTGVDCITPGLYAMVGAAAVLGGVTRMTVSLVVIMFELTGGVRYIVPLMAAAMASKWVGDALGKQGIYDAHIGLNGYPFLDSKDEFQHTSLAADVMQPKRNEALNVLTQDSMTVDDVDTLLKETEHNGFPVIVSRESQYLVGFVLRRDLNLAIANARRLMEGITGQSLVIFTSGSNVQTHGPPPLKLKKILDMAPITITDQTPMETVVDMFRKLGLRQTLVTHNGRLLGVITKKDVLRHVKQLDNEDPSSVLFN
- the LOC124404749 gene encoding H(+)/Cl(-) exchange transporter 3 isoform X9, with the protein product MSRDYAYAYSKNSDDIPGIGQYDDFHTIDWQRDIARDRMRHRYIVKKKHDSMWDLIKGAHDAWSGWLCVLFVGLFTGVAAGVIDIGASWMTDLKFGICPQAFWLNKEQCCWSYNETTFDGGNCSQWWTWPEVFSQSKTGAGSYVISYMFYIAWALLFASLSASLVRMFAPYACGSGIPEIKTILSGFIIRGYLGKWTLIIKSVGLILSVSAGLSLGKEGPMVHIACCIGNIFSYLFPKYGRNEAKKREILSAAAAAGVSVAFGAPIGGVLFSLEEVSYYFPLKTLWRSFFCALIAAFVLRSINPFGNEHSVLFFVEYNKPWIFFELVPFVMLGIMGGIIATLFIKANLYWCRYRKTSKLGQYPVTEVLVVTVATAIIAYPNPYTRMNTSQLIYLLFSQCGVSNADMLCDYDRNFTDVNSAIEIAAAGPRVYQAVWLLVLALILKLIMTIFTFGMKVPCGLFIPSLCLGAIMGRIVGIGMEQLAYKYPHIWVFSEECSTGVDCITPGLYAMVGAAAVLGGVTRMTVSLVVIMFELTGGVRYIVPLMAAAMASKWVGDALGKQGIYDAHIGLNGYPFLDSKDEFQHTSLAADVMQPKRNEALNVLTQDSMTVDDVDTLLKETEHNGFPVIVSRESQYLVGFVLRRDLNLAIANARRLMEGITGQSLVIFTSGSNVQTHGPPPLKLKKILDMAPITITDQTPMETVVDMFRKLGLRQTLVTHNGRLLGVITKKDVLRHVKQLDNEDPSSVLFN
- the LOC124404749 gene encoding H(+)/Cl(-) exchange transporter 3 isoform X8; this encodes MSRDYAYAYSKISADSDDIPGIGQYDDFHTIDWQRDIARDRMRHRYIVKKKHDSMWDLIKGAHDAWSGWLCVLFVGLFTGVAAGVIDIGASWMTDLKFGICPQAFWLNKEQCCWSYNETTFDGGNCSQWWTWPEVFSQSKTGAGSYVISYMFYIAWALLFASLSASLVRMFAPYACGSGIPEIKTILSGFIIRGYLGKWTLIIKSVGLILSVSAGLSLGKEGPMVHIACCIGNIFSYLFPKYGRNEAKKREILSAAAAAGVSVAFGAPIGGVLFSLEEVSYYFPLKTLWRSFFCALIAAFVLRSINPFGNEHSVLFFVEYNKPWIFFELVPFVMLGIMGGIIATLFIKANLYWCRYRKTSKLGQYPVTEVLVVTVATAIIAYPNPYTRMNTSQLIYLLFSQCGVSNADMLCDYDRNFTDVNSAIEIAAAGPRVYQAVWLLVLALILKLIMTIFTFGMKVPCGLFIPSLCLGAIMGRIVGIGMEQLAYKYPHIWVFSEECSTGVDCITPGLYAMVGAAAVLGGVTRMTVSLVVIMFELTGGVRYIVPLMAAAMASKWVGDALGKQGIYDAHIGLNGYPFLDSKDEFQHTSLAADVMQPKRNEALNVLTQDSMTVDDVDTLLKETEHNGFPVIVSRESQYLVGFVLRRDLNLAIANARRLMEGITGQSLVIFTSGSNVQTHGPPPLKLKKILDMAPITITDQTPMETVVDMFRKLGLRQTLVTHNGRLLGVITKKDVLRHVKQLDNEDPSSVLFN